A genome region from Brassica napus cultivar Da-Ae chromosome C3 unlocalized genomic scaffold, Da-Ae chrC03_Random_50, whole genome shotgun sequence includes the following:
- the LOC111210365 gene encoding uncharacterized protein LOC111210365, with translation MTNNGVPFQVPLLTKSNYDNWSLRMMAILGAHDVFKEERQEGSLSNLSRIDEDTFEKVAGARTSKEAWEKLQTSYKGAEQVKKEGELISDYFSRVLTVTNNVKRNGEKLDDVRIMEKVLRSLDSKFEHIVTVIEETKDLDTMTMEQLLGSLQAYEEKKKKKEDIVEQVLKMRIDHKEESGRSNLRRGGGHFRGRGRGVNGRGWRPYEDNFNQIGENSSRGRGRGNTKSRYAKSSIKCYSCGKFGHYASECKTPNNNRVEEKSNYVEERSKEEYMLLMAYKRM, from the exons ATGACAAACAATGGTGTTCCCTTCCAAGTTCCATTGCTCACTAAGAGCAACTATGACAATTGGAGTCTTAGGATGATGGCTATCTTAGGAGCacatgatgt ATTcaaggaagagagacaagaaggtTCTCTGTCTAATCTATCAAGGATAGATGAAGATACATTTGAGAAAGTTGCTGGTGCAAGGACGTCCAAAGAAGCATGGGAGAAGCTTCAAACATCTTACAAGGGAGCGGAACAAGTTAAGAAG GAAGGAGAACTCATCTCAGATTACTTCTCAAGAGTCTTGACGGTTACTAATAACGTAAAGAGAAATGGTGAGAAGTTAGATGATGTGAGAATCATGGAGAAAGTTCTTAGATCATTGGATTCGAAATTCGAACACATTGTTACCGTGATTGAAGAGACAAAAGACTTGGATACTATGACAATGGAGCAACTTCTTGGATCACTACaagcttatgaagaaaagaagaagaagaaagaagatattgTGGAGCAAGTTCTCAAGATGAGAATTGATCACAAGGAAGAAAGTGGTCGAAGCAATCTAAGACGTGGTGGCGGTCATTTCCGAGGACGAGGCCGTGGTGTAAATGGACGAGGTTGGAGACCATATGAAGACAACTTCAACCAAATAGGAGAGAACTCATCAAGaggtcgtggaagaggaaacacaaaatcaagGTACGCAAAATCAAGCATCAAATGCTATAGTTGTGGGAAATTTGGGCATTATGCTTCTGAGTGCAAAACTCCAAACAACAATAGAGTTGAAGAGAAGTCCAACTATGTTGAAGAAAGGAGTAAAGAAGAATATATGCTATTGATGGCTTACAAGAGGATGTGA